A genomic stretch from Thalassophryne amazonica chromosome 18, fThaAma1.1, whole genome shotgun sequence includes:
- the nubp2 gene encoding cytosolic Fe-S cluster assembly factor nubp2, with product MEQKSEGSLSQVRHVVLVLSGKGGVGKSTITTELALALRHAEKKVGILDIDLCGPSIPRMLSVGRPDVHQCDSGWVPVYTDAQKTLALMSIGFLLEDPDEAVVWRGPKKTALIGQFVSDVAWGELDVLLVDTPPGTSDEHLAVLENLKKQRIDGAILVTTPQVVSTGDVRREITFCKKTGVRILGIVENMSGFVCPHCSECSNIFSKGGGEELANLTGSVFLGKIS from the exons AGGGGAGCTTGTCCCAGGTCCGTCATGTTGTGTTAGTACTTTCAGGAAAAGGAGGTGTGGGCAAGAGCACCATCACCACAGAGTTAGCCCTGGCCCTGAGGCATGCTGAGAAGAAG GTTGGCATTCTGGACATTGATCTGTGCGGGCCCAGTATCCCCCGCATGCTTAGTGTGGGCCGGCCTGATGTGCACCAGTGTGACTCTGGCTGGGTGCCAGTGTACACTGATGCCCAGAAGACTCTCGCGCTTATGTCCATTGGCTTCCTGCTGGAGGATCCGGATGAAGCTGTGGTGTGGAGGGGACCCAAGAAAACAG CTCTGATTGGTCAGTTTGTGTCAGACGTAGCATGGGGGGAGCTGGATGTGCTGCTGGTGGACACGCCCCCGGGGACATCCGACGAGCACTTGGCTGTACTGGAGAATCTCAAGAAACAGAGAATAGATGGAGCCATTTTGGTCACGACCCCTCAG GTGGTATCTACAGGGGACGTGAGGAGAGAAATCACCTTCTGCAAGAAAACTGGTGTAAGGATTCTTGGCATTGTAGAGAACATGAGCGGCTTTGTTTGTCCTCACTGCTCC GAATGCAGCAACATTTTCTCAAAGGGTGGTGGAGAAGAGTTAGCCAATCTGACTGGATCAGTCTTCCTTGGTAAGATCAGCTGA